The genomic DNA atcttttgATTAAAAATACGAGTTTTTGCCAAAATATGATCAGACGATGAATGTTGATGAAATCTTCGTAGAAGAATTAATACGAGATTTTTTCCCTGTTTAACATTAAAATTTCTCGCGGATGCATGCAGATACCGATAATGGAGAGATTGCAGCAAAAGCTTTTACATTCAGGGAAATGGCTGTTGCAACAAAAAATTTCAGGCAAGaatgtgttttgtttgatgatgGATTCGGAAGAGTTTTCAGAGGGACACTTAAATCAACTGGCCAGGTTTACGAAACACACTAGACTCAGACTATTCGTACTTTTTagttatttcttttaaaatctTTCAAGCAATCGAAGAACTGCAGTACTTAATATTGATAATGATTGTAACAGGTTGTGGCTGTTAAACAACTGGACCGAAATGGAATTAATGGAACGAAGGAGTTTCTCGATGAAGTTAAGGCCTTGTCTCCTCTGAAACACCCAAATCTTATAAGCCTGATTGGATATTGTGCTGATGGTGAACAGAGAATTCTAGTCTACGAGCACATGCAACTGGGATCACTTGAAACTAATCTGCTAGGTATGTTTTAGGTTATGATTCGATATGATTAAGTGTATCGTGATTTTGCTGCTTCTGATGTACTCTGCCTTATTGCATAATAATGTCGGATCTGCAGACAGACCAGCAGATAATAGTCCATTAGATTGGATTACAAGGATGAAGATAGCCACAGGTGCAGCTCAAGGTCTAGAGTACTTGCATGAAGAGGCGAAACCCCCTATTATATACAGAGATTTTAAATCCTCCAAAATCTTGTTAGACGATGATTATAATGCAAGACTATGCGATTTTGGGCTTGGCAAGCTTGCAGATGCAGGTAATACAGCTACCATACCTGCTCGCGTGATGGGAACATATGGTTATAGTGCTCCAGAGTATGCAAGTTCAGGGGAGCTCACAATGAAGTCAGATATATACAGTTTTGGAGTTGTTCTGCTCGAGCTAATCACTGGACGTCGTGCCATTGATCCTAATCGACCAGCAAACGAGCAGAATCTAGTTACTTGGGTACGTATACTGTATACTAGTTAGTAAATTAAGAGTTTCTTTTGGGATGATAATCTTAAAATCGTTTTCCTTCCTTTACTCTGAAACAACGATAACTGTTAGAATACTAATATAAGATCCTGTAAAGGGCCTTCCTCTAATACCTTGAAGTTGTAGAGTGAGAATATCGGGGGTGCAGGGAGTAATACCCGAGTCCTCCTACCAGCCTAAGCtctctgataccatgttaagtaacCATTATTTCTAAAACCTCAAGAAGGGATTAGAGGAAGGCTCTTTCCAGGATCTTATATGGTATTCTGATAACAAACGATAACATACAAATGAAAGAACTTGAGCAATGAACTAGCATATATGTTATTTTGATGTATATGTTGCTCCTTGAACAGGCACAGCCAATATTTAAGGATCCGAAAAGATTTCCTGAGATGGCAGATCCACTCCTTAACAAAAAGTTTTCAGTGAAAAGTTTAAATCAAGCTGTTGGGGTTGCAGCTATGTGTCTTCAAGAGGAACCAACGGTCCGTCCCTACATCACTGATGTTGTTGCTGCTCTTAGTTTCCTTGAACTTGATGCAAAGGATCCCCCGGCTCCAGAAATCTCTCCAGATCAAGAATCACTGAAAGAAAGCAACGATAGTATTGGTGACGAATGTAGCAGATACTCGGATGATGAAGACAATGATGACAATCATGACAATGACTCGCGTGCTGAGAGTTCTTCAGACCATGAAGACACTGATGACATTAGTAAAACTCGCGATGATGATCATAAGTCCTTCTCTTCGGATGAAGAGGAGCATAACAGCGACATTAACAAAACTGAAAATAAAAAAAGTAACAGTTCTATGGATCATGAGGACGACGTTAACAAAATTGAAGAGGAACATAGTAATAGCTCTATGGATCATGAGGACGACGAAGCTGCATTAACAATCGAGTTTGATCACGAACACAGTCCATCAATTTCACTGCAGGAAGACAGTGGAGAAGGAGAATATGATGAACCTGAAAATGAATCAAAAGACAGCACAAAGTCCATGAACTCGACAaactcaaagaaaggcaaggtGATGGAGATATCAGACGACGAAAGCATATATTCATCGAGTTCGTCAAgaagcagcagcagcagcagcagcaaaaaAGATGAAACAGCAGAAAAAAAGAGCACAAGACAGACAGTACAAAGAGTCAAGTCCAAATTAAAGAGTAATCTTCGCCATGCAGGCCAGAGAAGAATCAAGAACAACTGGAGGAAAGCGAAATCAGCTTTGCATCCGAAATCGAAAAAGTGATCAATTTTTTACTGAATTTCACACAGCTTTTTTGTATGTTATAAGAAGCTGTATGAGCTCAGGTACATAGATTGCAGTGAGTAGAACTGTCTTGCAAAATGGTGCTGTGATTTGTACTGGGGAATTTTCTTCCTTTTTTGTTTTTTCTATAAGTTAGAATTAGATGTATCGTTATTCGAATTtgttttttctcttcttttctctCTTTAATGATAAAATCTTCGATTAATGATAAAATTAGCTTATTATACAGGTGCACGCCCTTTATTGTCGCTGAGAACATAATATCCTCGTGCACACATTTAACTCCAACATCTTTGAGCACGGTTGGATAGCTCAAGTGGTAAAGGGCTTATCCTCTGTCGTCCCAGATCCTGGGTTCGATCCTGGCTCACCCCGAGAATTGTtgagaacagatactcatttgtaaggctataagccaaaattagtcaaaaaaaaaaaaactccAACATCTTTTATTATTTAATACGGACAATTCAGTCTTAATAATTCCAATAAAAGAATGTGCACGTATAAACCGAAGGGTGTGCACGTATCAGTTTCCATAATAATATCCGAAACAATAtaaattcttaaaatattttgACGCTTAAATAGGTTTTAAAAACAGAAAGGAGGTAAAAATGTTTTTGAATTTAAAAAACaattatatttgttttaattataaaaattcataaaaaatcACCAAATATCCAATATATAATcaaaaacacaagttaacaaatGATGGCCAATAAAAGTCTCAACAAGAGAGAGAATCTTGGACGGTTAAGCTTTGGCAGATTCCAAACTGTCTGTTAGCCAAGCCTAAGCCTCTTCTATCCTCCTATGTACTTGTAACTTACTTCCAACCTCCCACATTAAaaccatctctctctctctctctctctctctctctctctctctctccccctccctcccagtctctctctccctccctccctcccagtctctctctctctctctc from Apium graveolens cultivar Ventura chromosome 5, ASM990537v1, whole genome shotgun sequence includes the following:
- the LOC141659613 gene encoding putative serine/threonine-protein kinase PBL25; this translates as MKFVSLDHLLVECNFLLYFCLGGRSIYLEQTIFVFVEMNCFPCFTSTNPDEEDEEKLPVAQAQAPLLSDTDNGEIAAKAFTFREMAVATKNFRQECVLFDDGFGRVFRGTLKSTGQVVAVKQLDRNGINGTKEFLDEVKALSPLKHPNLISLIGYCADGEQRILVYEHMQLGSLETNLLDRPADNSPLDWITRMKIATGAAQGLEYLHEEAKPPIIYRDFKSSKILLDDDYNARLCDFGLGKLADAGNTATIPARVMGTYGYSAPEYASSGELTMKSDIYSFGVVLLELITGRRAIDPNRPANEQNLVTWAQPIFKDPKRFPEMADPLLNKKFSVKSLNQAVGVAAMCLQEEPTVRPYITDVVAALSFLELDAKDPPAPEISPDQESLKESNDSIGDECSRYSDDEDNDDNHDNDSRAESSSDHEDTDDISKTRDDDHKSFSSDEEEHNSDINKTENKKSNSSMDHEDDVNKIEEEHSNSSMDHEDDEAALTIEFDHEHSPSISLQEDSGEGEYDEPENESKDSTKSMNSTNSKKGKVMEISDDESIYSSSSSRSSSSSSSKKDETAEKKSTRQTVQRVKSKLKSNLRHAGQRRIKNNWRKAKSALHPKSKK